From Diceros bicornis minor isolate mBicDic1 chromosome 17, mDicBic1.mat.cur, whole genome shotgun sequence, the proteins below share one genomic window:
- the LOC131416564 gene encoding olfactory receptor 9K2-like — translation MDSGGHKQVSAMGDRGTSNHSEVTDFILVGFRVRPELHILLFLLFLLVYAMVLLGNVGMVVIITTDPRLNTPMYFFLGNLSFVDLFYSSVIAPKALINFWSESKSISFAGCVTQLFLFALFIVTEGFLLAAMAYDRFIAICNPLLYSVQMSTRLCSQLVAGCYFCGCITAVVLTSMTFTLPFCASRAINHFYCDYRPVQRISCSDLYIHKTVSSFLCSVTILPTIIVIVVSYMYIVSTVLKIRSTEGREKAFSTCSSHLGVVSVLYGSVIFMYVIPDKFPELSKVASICYTLVTPMLNPLIYSLRNKDVKEALRKILGKKIFLLIFLTLI, via the exons ATGGACTCTGGAGGACACAAG CAGGTTTCTGCCATGGGTGACAGGGGAACAAGCAATCACTCGGAAGTGACTGACTTCATTCTTGTCGGCTTCAGGGTCCGCCcagagctgcacatcctcctcttcctgctaTTCCTGCTCGTGTATGCCATGGTCCTTCTAGGGAATGTTGGGATGGTGGTCATTATAACGACTGATCCCCGGCTGAACACACCAATGTATTTCTTCCTAGGCAACCTCTCCTTCGTTGATCTCTTCTACTCATCTGTTATTGCACCCAAGGCTCTGATCAACTTCTGGTCTGAGAGCAAGTCCATCTCCTTTGCAGGTTGTGTGACCCAGCTCTTCCTCTTTGCCCTCTTCATTGTGACTGAGGGATTTCTCCTGGCAGCCATGGCTTATGATCGCTTCATTGCCATCTGCAACCCACTCCTCTACTCTGTCCAGATGTCAACACGTCTCTGCTCTCAGTTGGTCGCTGGTTGCTAtttttgtggctgcatcactgcaGTTGTTTTGACCAGCATGACATTTACTTTACCCTTTTGTGCTTCTCGGGCCATCAATCACTTTTATTGTGATTACCGTCCAGTTCAGAGGATTTCTTGTTCTGATCTCTACATTCATAAGACGGTTTCTTCTTTCCTATGCAGTGTTACTATTTTGCCTACCATAATTGTCATTGTTGTGTCTTATATGTATATTGTATCCACAGTTCTGAAAATACGCTCCACTGAGGGACGTGAGAAAGCCTTCTCCACGTGCAGCTCCCACCTAGGAGTCGTGAGTGTGCTGTATGGTTCCGTCATTTTTATGTATGTCATCCCTGACAAATTTCCTGAGCTGAGTAAGGTGGCCTCCATATGTTACACCTTAGTCACTCCCATGTTGAATCCTTTGATTTACTCTCTGAGAAACAAGGATGTGAAAGAAGCTCTGAGAAAGatcctggggaaaaaaatatttctattaatttttttaacattgatATAA